One Siniperca chuatsi isolate FFG_IHB_CAS linkage group LG3, ASM2008510v1, whole genome shotgun sequence genomic region harbors:
- the c1qtnf6b gene encoding complement C1q tumor necrosis factor-related protein 1 isoform X3: MLVTVVTAMLAVCLRLLLLLPLVCCVPSPSRPPPRLCRRCCDQPEPSAATAQYQMPEVRTVINMTILKGDKGDKGDKGTPGKPGIEGPPGFRGPMGPKGNKGQAGAPGDACKIPHSSFSVGRRKSLHSVDYYQALVFDTVFVNLHEHFNMFKGKFYCYVPGIYFFNINIHTWNFKETYLHLMHNDKEQVILYAQPSERSIMQSQSVMLDLALNDEVWVRLYKRERENAIYSDDVDVYITFSGYLVAPSIQ; the protein is encoded by the exons GTTGTGACAGCCATGTTGGCGGTGTGTTTGAGGCTGCTTTTGCTCCTCCCCCTGGTTTGCTGCGTCCCCTCCCCCTCCAGACCTCCTCCCAGACTGTGCAGGCGGTGCTGCGACCAGCCGGAGCCGTCAGCAGCCACGGCCCAATATCAGATGCCTGAGGTCCGTACTGTCATCAACATGACCATCCTCAAAG GTGATAAAGGAGACAAAGGCGACAAGGGTACACCTGGCAAACCTGGCATAGAGGGACCTCCCGGCTTCCGAGGACCCATGGGCCCTAAAGGTAACAAAGGCCAGGCAGGTGCCCCTGGAGACGCCTGCAAGATCCCTCACTCTTCCTTCTCGGTGGGACGTCGCAAGTCCCTGCACAGCGTGGATTACTACCAGGCGCTGGTGTTCGACACAGTGTTCGTGAACCTCCACGAGCACTTCAACATGTTCAAGGGCAAGTTCTACTGCTACGTGCCGGGGATCTACTTCTTCAACATCAACATCCACACCTGGAACTTTAAGGAGACCTACCTCCACCTGATGCACAACGACAAGGAGCAAGTCATCCTATACGCTCAGCCCAGCGAGAGGTCCATCATGCAGAGCCAGAGTGTCATGCTGGATCTGGCTCTGAATGACGAGGTCTGGGTTCGACTTTacaagagggagagggagaatgCCATTTACAGTGATGACGTGGATGTTTACATCACCTTCAGTGGATACCTGGTAGCACCTAGCATCCAGTGA
- the c1qtnf6b gene encoding complement C1q tumor necrosis factor-related protein 1 isoform X2, with protein sequence MFFRVVCSSNLSGPTDGILNTVVTAMLAVCLRLLLLLPLVCCVPSPSRPPPRLCRRCCDQPEPSAATAQYQMPEVRTVINMTILKGDKGDKGDKGTPGKPGIEGPPGFRGPMGPKGNKGQAGAPGDACKIPHSSFSVGRRKSLHSVDYYQALVFDTVFVNLHEHFNMFKGKFYCYVPGIYFFNINIHTWNFKETYLHLMHNDKEQVILYAQPSERSIMQSQSVMLDLALNDEVWVRLYKRERENAIYSDDVDVYITFSGYLVAPSIQ encoded by the exons GTTGTGACAGCCATGTTGGCGGTGTGTTTGAGGCTGCTTTTGCTCCTCCCCCTGGTTTGCTGCGTCCCCTCCCCCTCCAGACCTCCTCCCAGACTGTGCAGGCGGTGCTGCGACCAGCCGGAGCCGTCAGCAGCCACGGCCCAATATCAGATGCCTGAGGTCCGTACTGTCATCAACATGACCATCCTCAAAG GTGATAAAGGAGACAAAGGCGACAAGGGTACACCTGGCAAACCTGGCATAGAGGGACCTCCCGGCTTCCGAGGACCCATGGGCCCTAAAGGTAACAAAGGCCAGGCAGGTGCCCCTGGAGACGCCTGCAAGATCCCTCACTCTTCCTTCTCGGTGGGACGTCGCAAGTCCCTGCACAGCGTGGATTACTACCAGGCGCTGGTGTTCGACACAGTGTTCGTGAACCTCCACGAGCACTTCAACATGTTCAAGGGCAAGTTCTACTGCTACGTGCCGGGGATCTACTTCTTCAACATCAACATCCACACCTGGAACTTTAAGGAGACCTACCTCCACCTGATGCACAACGACAAGGAGCAAGTCATCCTATACGCTCAGCCCAGCGAGAGGTCCATCATGCAGAGCCAGAGTGTCATGCTGGATCTGGCTCTGAATGACGAGGTCTGGGTTCGACTTTacaagagggagagggagaatgCCATTTACAGTGATGACGTGGATGTTTACATCACCTTCAGTGGATACCTGGTAGCACCTAGCATCCAGTGA